The following are encoded together in the Chaetodon trifascialis isolate fChaTrf1 chromosome 3, fChaTrf1.hap1, whole genome shotgun sequence genome:
- the LOC139352097 gene encoding cell division cycle-associated protein 7-like, with translation MKGLALADVFAEDSENERTFYGFSDSEISDHCFKNSKLDSEDEAQPDLSPKEQKATYKPSSGAHTFRLRVALRSTSSTQQSTDDDEEEEEEQNTKKRVVKRAGQTGNATRRVKFKDEEEIAVAQSCPSDEHGSDSADDVAESFLAKRQQNIKANKAMLAQLMADLQKMPGGAGFLKRQAGKQKTKKKSSRPPRSGAAGGEARKEPERASRRRTRSMGGGEDPSAPKEEELELSLEEELLEVRRAPQRRGPPRPNKSKPHFVRPVEDITEDEIQLIADNMTDKVYNRVTGSTCHQCRQKTVDTKTCCRSEDCRGIQGQFCGPCLRNRYGEDVKKALLDPGWKCPPCRGICNCSFCRQRDGRCPTGILFPLAQYHGFSDVHSYLSSLRNKLKTEDNDVEA, from the exons ATGAAAGGGCTAGCATTAGCTGACGTTTTCGCGGAGGACTCCGAAAATGAGCGAACATTTTACGGCTTTTCTGACAGCGAAATCAGTGACCACTGCTTTAAG AATTCAAAGTTGGACAGTGAAGATGAAGCCCAGCCTGACCTTTCCCCTAAAGAGCAGAAAGCCACATATAAACCCTCTTCTGGTGCCCACACCTTCAGACTGAGGGTGGCTCTCCGCTCCACTTCCTCCACCCagcagtccactgatgatgatgaggaggaggaggaggaacagaacACAAAAAAGAGAGTGGTCAAGAGGGCAGGACAGACCGGTAACGCAACAAGACGAGTAAAAtttaaagatgaagaagagatagCCGTGGCTCAGTCGTGTCCTTCTGATGAGCATGGATCCGATTCAGCAGATGATGTAGCGGAGTCTTTCCTGGCCAAGAGACAACAGAACATCAAGGCCAACAAAGCCATG TTGGCTCAGCTGATGGCAGACCTGCAGAAGATGCCAGGAGGTGCAGGATTTCTAAAAAGACAAGCAGgcaaacagaagacaaaaaagaaaagttct CGTCCACCACGTTCTGgcgcagctggaggagaagccAGGAAGGAGCCAGAGCGGGCATCCCGCAGACGAACCCGCTCTATGGGGGGAGGTGAGGATCCTTCGGCCCCTAAAGAGGAAGAACTGGAGCTCAGcttggaggaggagctgctggag GTACGCCGAGCCCCACAGCGCCGAGGCCCACCACGGCCTAATAAGAGCAAACCTCATTTTGTCCGTCCTGTGGAGGACATCACAGAGGACGAGATTCAGCTGATTGCCGACAACATGACTGATAAAGTCTACAACAGAGTCACA ggctcCACATGCCATCAGTGCCGTCAGAAAACTGTTGACACTAAGACGTGCTGCCGCAGTGAGGACTGTCGAGGGATTCAGGGTCAGTTCTGCGGACCGTGTCTGAGGAACAGATACGGAGAGGATGTCAAGAAGGCGCTACTTGATCCG GGGTGGAAGTGCCCTCCCTGTCGTGGCATTTGCAACTGCAGCTTCTGCCGCCAGCGTGATGGCCGCTGCCCGACTGGTATCCTGTTCCCCCTGGCTCAGTACCACGGCTTCTCTGACGTCCACTCCTATCTCAGCAG CCTCCGTAACAAACTGAAGACAGAGGACAATGATGTAGAGGCGTGA